Proteins encoded within one genomic window of Brachybacterium sp. P6-10-X1:
- the rfbB gene encoding dTDP-glucose 4,6-dehydratase, with protein sequence MSRHLLVTGGAGFIGSNFVHHVLTHTDDTVTVLDKLTYAGNGTSLKGLLEDRVQLVVADVADAAMVDPLVAEADAVIHFAAESHNDNSLHDPTPFLQANLVGTFTLLEAARKHGTRFHHISTDEVYGDLPLDDPVRFTEATPYNPSSPYSATKAGSDLLVRAWVRSFGVQATISNCSNNYGPRQHVEKFIPRQITNLIDGIRPRLYGAGQNVRDWIHVDDHSSAVLAILDRGTIGETYLIGADGERSNQQVVELILTMMGRGATDYDHVTDRAGHDLRYAIDATRLRTELGWQPVFRDFGAGLGATIDWYRDHESWWRPQKAATEAKYARVGQ encoded by the coding sequence ATGTCCCGACATCTCCTGGTCACCGGTGGAGCCGGCTTCATCGGCTCCAACTTCGTCCACCACGTCCTGACCCATACCGACGACACCGTCACCGTGCTGGACAAGCTCACCTACGCCGGCAACGGCACCTCCCTGAAGGGCCTGCTCGAGGACCGCGTGCAGCTCGTGGTCGCGGACGTCGCCGATGCCGCCATGGTGGATCCGCTGGTCGCCGAGGCCGACGCGGTGATCCACTTCGCCGCCGAGTCCCACAACGACAACTCGCTGCACGACCCGACCCCGTTCCTGCAGGCCAACCTCGTCGGCACGTTCACGCTGCTGGAGGCCGCCCGCAAGCACGGCACGCGCTTCCACCACATCTCGACCGACGAGGTCTACGGCGACCTGCCGCTGGATGACCCGGTGCGCTTCACCGAGGCCACGCCGTACAACCCCTCCAGCCCGTACTCGGCGACCAAGGCGGGCTCGGATCTGCTGGTGCGCGCCTGGGTGCGCTCCTTCGGCGTGCAGGCCACGATCTCGAACTGCTCGAACAACTACGGGCCGCGCCAGCACGTGGAGAAGTTCATCCCCCGCCAGATCACCAACCTGATCGACGGGATCCGGCCCCGGCTGTACGGGGCGGGGCAGAACGTGCGCGACTGGATCCATGTCGATGACCACTCCAGCGCCGTGCTCGCGATCCTGGATCGCGGGACGATCGGGGAGACGTACCTGATCGGGGCCGACGGGGAGAGGTCCAATCAGCAGGTCGTCGAGCTGATCCTGACGATGATGGGCCGCGGGGCGACCGACTACGACCACGTCACCGATCGGGCCGGCCACGATCTGCGCTACGCGATCGATGCGACCCGTCTGCGCACCGAGCTGGGCTGGCAGCCCGTCTTTCGCGACTTCGGGGCGGGGCTGGGTGCGACGATCGACTGGTACCGCGATCATGAGTCCTGGTGGCGCCCGCAGAAGGCCGCCACGGAGGCGAAGTACGCCCGGGTCGGGCAGTGA
- the rfbA gene encoding glucose-1-phosphate thymidylyltransferase RfbA: MRGIILAGGTGSRLHPLTIGVSKQLMPVYDKPMIYYPLSTLLLAGIREILIITAPEDQAAFQRVLGDGQRFGVRLEYVAQPSPDGLAQAFVLGEDFLDGQHAALVLGDNLFYGHGMGTQLRRFREKEGAAVFGYWVKDPSAYGVVEMGEDGVALSLEEKPARPRSNLAVPGLYFYDATVVERAKALQPSARGELEITDLNRSYLADGMLHVEVLNRGSAWLDTGTFADLAAAGDFIRTVQERQGLSIGAPEEVAWRMGFLDDDELRDRADPLVKSGYGRYLLDVLDRERADRPV, encoded by the coding sequence ATGCGTGGCATCATCCTGGCGGGCGGCACGGGCTCGCGACTGCATCCCTTGACCATCGGCGTCTCGAAGCAGCTCATGCCTGTCTACGACAAGCCGATGATCTACTACCCGCTGAGCACCCTCTTGCTCGCCGGGATCCGCGAGATCCTCATCATCACCGCCCCGGAGGACCAGGCTGCCTTCCAGCGGGTCCTGGGGGACGGGCAGCGATTCGGCGTCCGGCTGGAGTACGTCGCCCAGCCCAGCCCTGATGGCCTCGCCCAGGCCTTCGTGCTCGGGGAGGACTTCCTGGACGGTCAGCATGCCGCGCTGGTGCTGGGGGACAACCTCTTCTACGGCCACGGCATGGGCACCCAGCTGCGCCGCTTCCGCGAGAAGGAGGGTGCGGCCGTGTTCGGGTACTGGGTGAAGGATCCCAGCGCCTACGGCGTGGTCGAGATGGGCGAGGACGGCGTCGCCCTCTCACTGGAGGAGAAGCCGGCCCGGCCCCGCTCGAATCTCGCCGTGCCCGGGCTCTACTTCTACGACGCCACCGTCGTCGAGCGGGCGAAGGCGCTGCAGCCCTCTGCCCGGGGCGAGCTGGAGATCACCGATCTGAACCGCTCCTACCTCGCGGACGGCATGCTGCACGTCGAGGTGCTCAACCGCGGCAGCGCCTGGCTGGACACCGGCACCTTCGCCGATCTCGCCGCCGCCGGCGACTTCATCCGCACCGTCCAGGAACGCCAGGGGCTGTCCATCGGGGCGCCCGAGGAGGTCGCCTGGCGGATGGGCTTCCTCGACGACGACGAGCTCCGCGACCGCGCCGACCCGTTGGTGAAATCCGGCTACGGCCGCTACCTGCTGGACGTCCTGGACCGCGAACGCGCGGACCGGCCCGTCTGA
- a CDS encoding alkaline phosphatase, with translation MPASAAPPALSRRRLLQAGGASAAVIALGINAPDAVADPPQKAEDLFALGIASGAPRPDGAVLWTRLASEPLAEDGHGGIDPHPVGVRWQVATDVEFSQILRHGQALAQPELAHAVHPRVEGLEPATEYFYRFLVGPQTSPVGRFRTLPADGAEVESFAFGVVSCQAWYHGNFTAHRHLAAEEELDLVVFAGDYIYEYGITESNLWRQGAEVTAAHTVETETLEQYRLRYSLFKTDPHLQAVHARVPAVAVWDDHEVQNDYSGTGSSTGIPEDLFAHRIAVAYRAFYENMPLDVEALPDGPDTDITTGFDVGSLARFSLLDTRQFRDPEPVDEADRQDEQRTMLGAEQEAWISRRLESSPTTWNLLASGVVLAAVSDDRVDMWDGYPAARRRLLEALGTASNPVVLSGDIHKHVAAEVRADYEDPDAATIGVELVCTSVASDGDGAKDDEYTEDWLRHEYVRHYDGRRGYLHVRLSPEEMVSSFHVVDWVEADDTAPKQLSVRYTTAVDDPGLIQV, from the coding sequence ATGCCGGCATCCGCCGCCCCGCCCGCCCTCAGCCGTCGCCGCTTGCTCCAGGCCGGCGGCGCCTCCGCCGCCGTGATCGCCCTGGGCATCAACGCCCCGGACGCGGTCGCCGACCCTCCCCAGAAGGCGGAGGACCTCTTCGCCCTCGGCATCGCCAGCGGTGCCCCGCGACCGGACGGGGCGGTGCTTTGGACCCGCCTGGCCTCGGAGCCTCTGGCCGAGGACGGCCACGGCGGCATCGACCCGCACCCGGTCGGCGTGCGGTGGCAGGTCGCCACCGACGTCGAGTTCTCGCAGATCCTCCGGCACGGCCAGGCGCTCGCCCAGCCGGAGCTCGCCCATGCCGTCCACCCGCGGGTGGAGGGCCTGGAGCCGGCCACCGAGTACTTCTACCGCTTCCTGGTGGGTCCGCAGACCAGCCCCGTCGGCCGTTTCCGCACCCTGCCCGCCGACGGCGCCGAGGTCGAATCCTTCGCGTTCGGAGTGGTCTCCTGCCAGGCCTGGTACCACGGGAACTTCACCGCCCACCGTCACCTGGCCGCGGAAGAGGAGCTGGACCTGGTCGTCTTCGCGGGCGACTACATCTACGAGTACGGCATCACGGAGTCGAACCTGTGGCGCCAGGGCGCCGAGGTCACGGCCGCGCACACCGTCGAGACCGAGACGCTCGAGCAGTACCGCCTGCGCTACTCCCTGTTCAAGACCGATCCCCATCTGCAGGCGGTGCATGCCCGGGTGCCGGCGGTCGCCGTCTGGGACGACCACGAGGTGCAGAACGACTACTCCGGCACCGGATCCAGCACCGGCATCCCCGAGGACCTGTTCGCCCACCGCATCGCGGTCGCCTATCGTGCCTTCTACGAGAACATGCCGCTGGACGTCGAGGCCCTCCCCGACGGGCCGGACACCGACATCACCACCGGCTTCGACGTCGGCTCCCTGGCACGGTTCTCCCTGCTGGACACCCGGCAGTTCCGCGACCCGGAGCCGGTGGACGAGGCGGACCGGCAGGACGAGCAGCGCACGATGCTCGGCGCGGAGCAGGAGGCGTGGATCAGCCGGCGGCTCGAGAGCTCGCCGACCACCTGGAACCTCCTGGCCAGCGGCGTGGTCCTCGCTGCGGTGAGCGATGACCGGGTGGACATGTGGGACGGCTATCCGGCCGCCCGCCGGCGCCTCCTGGAGGCGTTGGGCACGGCGTCCAATCCCGTCGTGCTCTCCGGCGACATCCATAAGCACGTCGCGGCGGAGGTGCGCGCGGACTACGAGGACCCCGACGCCGCCACGATCGGGGTCGAGCTGGTGTGCACCTCGGTGGCCTCCGACGGCGACGGCGCGAAGGACGACGAGTACACCGAGGACTGGCTGCGCCATGAGTACGTGAGGCATTACGACGGCCGACGCGGCTACCTGCACGTGCGTCTGAGCCCGGAGGAGATGGTCTCCAGCTTCCACGTCGTGGACTGGGTCGAGGCCGACGACACCGCCCCGAAGCAGCTTTCGGTCCGCTACACCACCGCGGTCGACGACCCCGGCCTGATCCAGGTCTGA
- a CDS encoding polysaccharide lyase family protein: MSPRPQAVTGLDAEPALASITLTWQPLGWDPLIDHYRIYAVRGESAPDGRNESELLAKTVYPRFVHSDLDPAGETWTYVVLAVSDAGRRGRPSAPVTAASQPSVIATGDEVAAIGAFDGRTLEFLHAPSGYANIPEQFPDALIEYDQGVDDPGTAWPYLLPGPGDAWAGRTAYRARWTLTLDEAPSADHDLAVWLVDTTRLGGILRVSANEEHVVDIELPEGATRGSREGDATVPGSTLRRSFHEHVVPAGLLHAGENVLELELAEGGWVAWDAVGLFARS, translated from the coding sequence ATGAGCCCCCGCCCGCAGGCCGTGACCGGCCTGGACGCCGAACCCGCCCTCGCCTCGATCACCCTGACCTGGCAGCCGCTGGGCTGGGACCCGCTGATCGACCACTACCGGATCTATGCCGTCCGCGGCGAGTCCGCGCCCGACGGGAGGAACGAGTCCGAGCTCCTGGCCAAGACGGTCTATCCCCGCTTCGTCCACTCCGATCTCGATCCGGCGGGGGAGACGTGGACCTACGTCGTCCTCGCCGTCTCCGACGCCGGCCGGCGCGGGAGACCGAGCGCCCCGGTGACCGCCGCCTCGCAGCCGTCGGTGATCGCCACCGGTGACGAGGTCGCCGCGATCGGCGCCTTCGACGGTCGCACCCTGGAATTCCTCCACGCCCCCAGCGGATACGCGAACATCCCCGAGCAGTTCCCGGACGCGCTGATCGAATACGACCAGGGCGTCGACGACCCGGGCACGGCCTGGCCCTACCTGCTGCCGGGCCCGGGCGATGCGTGGGCGGGTAGGACGGCCTATCGCGCTCGCTGGACGCTGACGCTGGACGAGGCACCCTCGGCGGACCACGATCTCGCGGTCTGGCTCGTGGACACCACCCGCCTCGGCGGGATCCTGCGGGTCAGCGCGAACGAGGAGCACGTGGTCGACATCGAGCTGCCCGAGGGAGCCACGAGAGGATCCCGGGAAGGGGACGCGACGGTGCCCGGCTCCACGCTGCGACGGTCCTTCCACGAGCACGTCGTCCCCGCTGGGCTGCTGCATGCCGGGGAGAACGTCCTCGAGCTGGAGCTGGCCGAGGGTGGCTGGGTGGCCTGGGACGCGGTGGGGCTGTTCGCTCGGTCCTGA
- a CDS encoding Fic family protein has protein sequence MNAWDEQEWHNEALSGVPRRDRRSGTFRSYVTDPLVGHPLVLDIETERLLAQAELAVRGAANLGRDLPAISRFLLRSEAIASSRIEGIAPSARQVALAELGQSETVRGISAPAQLVANNMTLVRDATTRLARAESVNAEAIVDLHAGLLAEEPLHHGLRTVQNWIGGSDRHPLDADFVPPAPQRVRPALQDLVGYMNGASHSAIVQAALVHAQFETIHPFTDGNGRVGRALIHTVLTRRGLTPDALLPISLVLSTLRESYVEHLQGYREQAEDTAGRNRWVRFFADVAILASEQAAKLADEIAEVRTAWDERLTVSRSQRGAQRALRSDSATAVVLADLVGTPVLTTETVQRIHGVSRIAALRALEELQSADILSVRSIGAGKHAFVAGDVLDLITWAERRLASTRFDTRQSPPRGGSPARPQS, from the coding sequence ATGAACGCCTGGGACGAGCAGGAGTGGCACAACGAGGCGCTGTCCGGTGTCCCGCGCCGCGACCGGCGATCCGGGACGTTCCGGTCGTACGTCACGGACCCACTTGTCGGACACCCGCTGGTGCTCGACATCGAGACCGAGAGACTCCTCGCCCAGGCAGAGCTCGCAGTGCGCGGGGCGGCGAACCTTGGTCGGGATCTGCCGGCCATCTCCCGCTTCCTGCTCCGGTCGGAGGCCATCGCATCGTCCCGCATCGAAGGGATCGCTCCGTCCGCCCGACAGGTCGCCCTGGCCGAACTGGGCCAGAGCGAGACCGTCCGCGGCATCAGCGCACCGGCGCAGCTCGTCGCCAACAACATGACGCTGGTGCGCGACGCCACCACGCGCCTCGCACGTGCCGAGTCGGTCAATGCCGAGGCCATCGTCGACCTCCATGCCGGTCTGCTTGCCGAGGAACCGCTGCATCACGGTCTCCGCACGGTGCAGAACTGGATCGGGGGCTCTGACCGGCACCCTCTGGACGCAGATTTCGTGCCCCCGGCACCGCAGCGCGTCCGTCCAGCCCTGCAGGATCTCGTCGGGTACATGAACGGCGCCTCGCACTCCGCCATCGTGCAGGCGGCGCTCGTCCATGCGCAGTTCGAGACCATCCACCCCTTCACCGACGGCAACGGTCGAGTGGGACGCGCGCTGATCCACACGGTTCTCACTCGCCGAGGGCTGACGCCGGATGCACTGCTCCCCATCAGCCTCGTCCTGTCGACCCTGCGCGAGAGCTACGTGGAGCATCTCCAGGGGTATCGCGAGCAGGCGGAGGACACCGCCGGACGCAACCGATGGGTCCGCTTCTTCGCCGACGTGGCGATACTGGCGAGCGAGCAGGCCGCGAAGCTCGCCGACGAGATCGCGGAGGTTCGTACCGCATGGGATGAGCGACTGACGGTGTCCCGTTCTCAGCGAGGCGCACAGCGCGCTCTGCGCAGCGACTCGGCGACGGCAGTGGTGCTCGCCGACCTCGTCGGCACGCCCGTGCTCACGACGGAGACGGTGCAGAGGATCCACGGGGTTTCGCGCATCGCGGCGCTTCGAGCACTTGAGGAGCTTCAGAGCGCGGACATCCTCTCCGTGCGCTCGATCGGCGCGGGCAAGCATGCCTTCGTCGCGGGAGATGTCCTGGATCTGATCACCTGGGCCGAGCGGCGGCTCGCCAGCACCAGGTTCGACACCAGGCAGTCCCCTCCTCGCGGTGGCTCACCGGCGAGACCGCAGAGCTGA
- a CDS encoding adenosine deaminase: protein MHHLTPALVRSLPKVALHDHLDGGLRPGTVLELCAELGIAPPPIAPAREADGSLDVPGGAMVPTSQDVADWFHAAADSGSLPSYLSTFERTLALMQTAPALRRIAREFVEDMAADGVVYAETRWAPHQHTEGGLGLEEAVQAVQDGLDEGAADARRAGTRIVVGQLLAYLRQNDPTEDLVDLAIARREDGVVGLDLAGPEAGFPASRFRSQFERARRHGVHVTIHAGEADGPASIADALDCGAERIGHGVRLLEDVDEAADVRHTGRSDGAVGVPDTAGAHVPSGPTASFRPLAARVHREQICLEVCPSSNLQTGAAQDLATHAAGALHRHGFAVALSSDNRLMSRTCTSREMTLVADAFDWGLADLEQVVLTGLDAGFAPAEARAALREEVVLPAFRAAREG from the coding sequence ATGCACCACCTCACCCCCGCGCTCGTGCGCTCCCTGCCCAAGGTCGCCCTGCACGACCATCTCGACGGCGGGCTGCGCCCGGGCACCGTGCTCGAGCTGTGCGCCGAGCTCGGCATCGCGCCGCCCCCGATCGCGCCGGCCCGGGAGGCCGACGGCTCCCTCGACGTGCCCGGCGGCGCCATGGTCCCCACCTCACAGGACGTGGCCGACTGGTTCCACGCCGCGGCCGACTCCGGCTCCCTGCCGTCCTACCTCTCCACCTTCGAGCGCACCCTGGCCCTGATGCAGACCGCTCCCGCGCTGCGCCGCATCGCCCGTGAGTTCGTCGAGGACATGGCGGCCGACGGGGTGGTCTACGCCGAGACCCGCTGGGCACCGCACCAGCACACGGAGGGCGGGCTCGGCCTCGAGGAGGCCGTCCAGGCCGTCCAGGACGGGCTCGACGAGGGCGCGGCCGACGCACGACGGGCCGGGACGCGGATCGTGGTCGGCCAGCTGCTGGCCTACCTGCGCCAGAACGACCCCACCGAGGACCTCGTCGACCTCGCCATCGCGCGGCGCGAGGACGGAGTGGTGGGGCTGGATCTCGCCGGGCCGGAGGCAGGGTTCCCGGCCTCCCGGTTCCGCTCGCAGTTCGAGCGAGCACGGCGCCACGGGGTCCACGTGACGATCCACGCCGGGGAGGCCGACGGGCCCGCCTCGATCGCGGATGCCCTGGACTGCGGGGCCGAGCGGATCGGGCACGGGGTGCGGCTGCTCGAGGACGTCGACGAGGCTGCGGACGTCCGGCACACCGGCCGGTCGGATGGCGCCGTCGGCGTCCCGGACACTGCGGGAGCGCACGTGCCGTCGGGCCCCACCGCGAGCTTCCGACCCCTCGCTGCGCGCGTGCACCGCGAGCAGATCTGCCTCGAGGTGTGCCCGAGCTCGAACCTGCAGACCGGTGCCGCCCAGGACCTCGCGACCCACGCCGCTGGGGCCCTGCACCGCCATGGGTTCGCCGTCGCGCTGAGCAGCGACAATCGCCTGATGAGTCGCACCTGCACCTCGCGGGAGATGACGTTGGTCGCCGACGCCTTCGACTGGGGCCTCGCGGATCTCGAGCAGGTGGTGCTCACCGGGCTCGACGCCGGTTTCGCCCCGGCCGAGGCGCGGGCGGCGCTGCGGGAGGAGGTCGTGCTCCCCGCGTTCCGCGCGGCGCGGGAGGGCTGA
- a CDS encoding sodium:solute symporter, with amino-acid sequence MQTIDLLVIAAYLAATAWLGLKLSGRQTGLKGYFLGGRDLPWWAVCLSVVATETSALTVIGIPVMSYLGNIAYLQLGLGYILGRIVVAFLMLPRYYDGEMVTAYAYLGKRFGSSTQTTAGVTFLITRLLADGIRVLAAAIPLKVILEGLGVDLSYFAITVILSVVTILYTFIGGITAVVWVDVVQMLLYVLGGILAIIVVVTTVGTGWLGEAAEAGKTQMFVFADNPISGENSFIASLLGGAVYAMASHGSDQIVVQRLLACRSKAEAQKAIIVSGVIVTVQFAIFLAVGLALWGYYQQATPAQLGLTRDDEIFPLFIVEALPPGLSGLLLAGILAAAMSTLSSSLSALSSSTVTDVVAKIRKTPITDAQGLRIGRWATIGWGLAFIAPATVFRSDEGSIVVLALGVAGITYGGLLGAFVFGIVNKRARAVDADIAFVLAVAVNAFFFVMEKYVIGEVWVAWQWYPLLGVIVTFAVGGLLSLRHPGRAGGVSEARTSVDASPR; translated from the coding sequence ATGCAGACCATCGACCTGCTGGTGATCGCGGCCTACCTGGCCGCCACCGCCTGGCTGGGGCTGAAGCTCAGCGGCCGACAGACCGGGCTGAAGGGCTACTTCCTGGGCGGGCGCGACCTGCCGTGGTGGGCGGTGTGCCTGTCCGTGGTGGCCACCGAGACCAGCGCCCTGACCGTCATCGGCATCCCCGTGATGAGCTATCTGGGCAACATCGCCTATCTCCAGCTGGGGCTCGGGTACATCCTCGGCCGCATCGTCGTCGCCTTCTTGATGCTGCCGCGCTACTACGACGGCGAGATGGTCACCGCCTACGCCTACCTGGGCAAGCGCTTCGGCTCCAGCACCCAGACCACCGCGGGCGTCACCTTCCTCATCACCCGGCTGCTGGCCGACGGGATCCGCGTGCTCGCCGCCGCGATCCCGCTGAAGGTGATCCTCGAGGGCCTGGGTGTGGACCTCAGCTACTTCGCGATCACCGTGATCCTGTCCGTGGTGACGATCCTGTACACCTTCATCGGCGGCATCACCGCCGTGGTCTGGGTCGACGTGGTCCAGATGCTGCTCTATGTGCTCGGCGGCATCCTCGCGATCATCGTCGTGGTGACCACCGTCGGCACCGGCTGGCTGGGCGAGGCCGCGGAGGCCGGCAAGACGCAGATGTTCGTGTTCGCCGACAACCCGATCAGCGGCGAGAACTCCTTCATCGCCTCCCTGCTGGGCGGCGCGGTCTATGCGATGGCCTCCCACGGCTCCGACCAGATCGTCGTCCAGCGCCTGCTGGCGTGCCGCTCGAAGGCCGAGGCGCAGAAGGCGATCATCGTCTCCGGCGTGATCGTCACCGTGCAGTTCGCGATCTTCCTGGCCGTGGGCCTGGCCCTGTGGGGCTACTACCAGCAGGCCACCCCGGCCCAGCTCGGGCTGACCAGGGACGACGAGATCTTCCCGCTGTTCATCGTCGAGGCGCTGCCCCCGGGGCTGTCCGGCCTGCTGCTGGCCGGGATCCTCGCCGCCGCGATGTCCACGCTGTCCTCCTCGCTGTCGGCGCTGAGCTCCTCGACCGTCACCGATGTGGTCGCCAAGATCAGGAAGACCCCGATCACCGATGCGCAGGGCCTGCGGATCGGCCGCTGGGCGACGATCGGCTGGGGCCTGGCGTTCATCGCCCCGGCGACCGTCTTCCGCTCCGACGAGGGCAGCATCGTGGTGCTCGCCCTCGGCGTCGCCGGCATCACCTACGGCGGACTGCTGGGCGCCTTCGTCTTCGGCATCGTGAACAAGCGGGCGCGAGCGGTCGACGCCGACATCGCCTTCGTCCTCGCCGTCGCCGTGAACGCGTTCTTCTTCGTGATGGAGAAGTACGTGATCGGCGAGGTGTGGGTGGCCTGGCAGTGGTACCCGCTGCTGGGCGTGATCGTCACCTTCGCCGTGGGCGGGCTGCTGTCGCTGCGGCACCCGGGCCGGGCCGGTGGCGTGTCCGAGGCCCGCACCTCGGTCGACGCTTCCCCGCGCTGA
- a CDS encoding bifunctional dTDP-4-dehydrorhamnose 3,5-epimerase family protein/NAD(P)-dependent oxidoreductase: MNQPLVHPTDIPGLLVIDLPVPGDARGWFKENWQRQKLLAAGVPDFAPVQNNISYNQAVGVTRGIHAEPWDKYISVATGRVFGAWVDLREGPTFGAAFWHEITPEIAIFVPRGVGNAFQTLEAPAAYTYLVSDHWSEAAQSHYTFLNLADETAAIPWPIPLEQAELSAKDRAHPRLADVTPVPPRRTLVVGGGGQLGRALAARWSERADVDVVTRERLDIADPGSVGAFDFSPYAVIVNAAAYTAVDAAETAPGRRQAWAANVTGVGRLVEAARTHRATLVHISSDYVFDGTRAPHDEAEPPSPLGVYGQTKAAGDQLVATLDDHYILRTSWVIGEGANFVATMASLAERGIDPRVVDDQIGRLTFTDDLAAAIEHLLTVRPVPGTYNVTNEGEPVSWARIAAEVFARAGHDPARVAPVSTAAYYEGKDGIAPRPARSALDLAKLHGTGFAPREQFAALGEWLSG, encoded by the coding sequence ATGAACCAGCCCCTGGTCCACCCCACCGACATCCCGGGCCTGCTGGTCATCGACCTGCCCGTGCCCGGGGACGCCCGGGGATGGTTCAAGGAGAACTGGCAGCGGCAGAAGCTGCTCGCGGCCGGAGTGCCGGACTTCGCCCCGGTCCAGAACAACATCTCCTACAACCAGGCCGTCGGCGTCACCCGCGGCATCCACGCCGAGCCCTGGGACAAGTACATCTCGGTGGCCACCGGGCGCGTGTTCGGCGCCTGGGTGGACCTGCGCGAGGGCCCGACGTTCGGTGCCGCCTTCTGGCACGAGATCACGCCCGAGATCGCGATCTTCGTCCCCCGCGGCGTCGGCAACGCCTTCCAGACCCTGGAGGCGCCCGCCGCCTACACCTATCTGGTCAGCGACCACTGGTCCGAGGCCGCCCAGTCGCACTACACGTTCCTGAACCTGGCCGACGAGACCGCGGCCATCCCCTGGCCGATCCCGCTGGAGCAGGCGGAGCTGTCCGCCAAGGACCGGGCCCATCCTCGCCTGGCGGACGTCACCCCGGTGCCTCCGCGGCGCACCCTGGTCGTCGGCGGGGGCGGGCAGCTGGGCCGCGCGCTCGCGGCGCGCTGGTCCGAGCGGGCCGACGTCGACGTCGTCACCCGCGAGCGGCTCGACATCGCCGACCCCGGCTCCGTGGGAGCCTTCGACTTCTCGCCCTATGCCGTGATCGTCAACGCCGCCGCATACACGGCGGTCGATGCCGCCGAGACCGCGCCGGGCCGTCGTCAGGCGTGGGCCGCGAACGTCACCGGCGTCGGCCGCCTGGTCGAGGCCGCCCGCACCCACCGGGCCACGCTCGTGCACATCTCCAGCGACTACGTCTTCGACGGCACCCGCGCGCCGCACGACGAGGCCGAGCCGCCGAGCCCTCTGGGCGTGTACGGGCAGACCAAGGCGGCCGGCGACCAGCTGGTGGCCACCCTCGATGACCACTACATCCTGCGCACCTCCTGGGTGATCGGGGAGGGCGCGAACTTCGTGGCCACCATGGCCTCGCTCGCCGAGCGCGGCATCGACCCGAGAGTGGTCGACGACCAGATCGGTCGGCTCACCTTCACCGACGACCTCGCCGCCGCGATCGAGCACCTGCTCACCGTGCGGCCCGTCCCTGGCACCTACAACGTGACCAATGAGGGTGAGCCGGTCAGCTGGGCGCGCATCGCTGCCGAGGTGTTCGCCCGGGCCGGCCATGACCCGGCCCGGGTCGCCCCGGTCAGCACCGCGGCGTACTACGAGGGCAAGGACGGCATCGCCCCGCGCCCGGCCCGCTCGGCGCTGGACCTGGCGAAGCTGCACGGGACCGGCTTCGCCCCGCGCGAGCAGTTCGCGGCGCTGGGGGAGTGGCTGTCGGGGTGA